ACGGAGATGCACCGTCTCGATGTTTACCTATATTAGCCATTCATAAAGTGCTCATCTAGATCTCGCAAAGGATCAGCAATAGCTCTGTGTACTCGAGGACTATTAGGGCAAGGATAGAAAAGCACTTTTGGATCTCAGCAGGTTAGACCAGCTATAGGTGGGTTTGTTATATACAATTATGCGCCTTCCTTATTGAACCTTTTGGTATGTATTGCCCCATTAACTATAGCAAAGATCCACCAGACGAGAAACTCCATTCCGCACTGCTGCTGAGTGGTCGGACTTATCCACCTCAGGGATTCGTGTCATTTCTGTTTTTTGAATTTCGTTGGGGGAATTCTACCAAAGCTAGGCAGATAGATAGACTCCTTTCCCGCTGCTAAGGGAGAGCAAGAAACGATATTATGGTTTTTGAACCTTTTTATTGCGGGTACTAAGAGTCCTCTCACTACCAATCAGCAGACATCATTATCTTGCTGGGTCTTGCCGGTATCAACTTAGAGAAAGAACAACTAAATGGAGACAGCAACTAACTATGGCTCTTGGCCCAGACTACGTCCTAGGCGTCTGTGAGATCAGAGCAACAGGGAACGCCTAGACGACGACGCCCGTCCAGGGCTGAAGTAAGTAGATCGAGAGGTCGTTCCGCCCCTTGTCTCCGAGGATGGGTAATATGTTCTCATACGGAATTGTTGCTATCCAACTTGATTCTAGAGGGCCTAGCTGGCGAGCGATCCCAGTCCGCGGCAGAGAACAAGACAGCAAGCGAGCGTACCTTTGTTAGCTTCTTCTCCACCAAGCACGGAAGTTTAAGGATAACTGTAGGTCGGTGGCTACCTAAGGAAACTCCGATTCGATCCGCCCCCTGCTGGGAGGCATCTACCTCATCCCGATCACAAGGAGAGGTTCACCATGATGGGGTTTTCAGGTACTCCAATTCTGTCTTTATAGTATGAGGGTATCATCCATTTAGTGTGGCATGCTCGAAGATTTAAGGATTCACAGCGCAGGGGCCAAGCTTAGTATACAGTTGCTAGGCGAGTTATAAACAAGTCCTTCAAGTCAAGCCCTTACTTAGTTGACTGACAATGACAAAGGCTTGCGAAACTAAGTATAGCCTTTTCCATTGAAACTGTTTCTCATGTTCTTTCATTCGGAAAGTAGGCGAGAACCTAGAGTAGTAGCGTTGACAAAGAAGAACAGCCGGTTATAAAGgacagctatcaaaagaaagagttAGGCCCCAGCCCAGCCTTGACAAGCAACCTTTCTTTCCTCTGGATCTGAGGTGCGAATAGAAACAACTATTTGTGGATTACAGCCAATTCCCTCATCCCTATACTGAAAGGGAATAATACATAGAGAGCCCTCTGCCCTGTAAGCCCACACCTGTGTAGAGTAGATCGTTCAACACCTGCGGCACAAACCCATATTTGACCAATTGGTCCGTCTATCATAGGCGACCGAACGGCCGCTCCCTATATTACTAGACCAACCAGCTATAATAATTCCATAAACACCTAGCGAAGATATGGCAAACAAATAAAGTAGCCCTATGTTCGGATCTGACAATACCATACCATAAGAAAAAGGTACAACGGCCCGAGCGACCAGACTTAACGTAAATGTAGCTACTGGAGCCATTCGAAAAAGGGAGAAATTAGCACTACTTGGTGAAATAGGTTCTTTGAGAATCAATTTGAAACCATCCGCTAGAGGTTGTAACAATCCGAACAATCCTACTACATCAGGACCCTTTCGACGTTGCACAAAAGCCATGACTTTACGTTCAGCTAGCACTAAAAAGGCAACTCCTAGTAGAAGTGGTAGAATTAAACCAAGTATTTCTGCTGGAACTGCAATGTACGTTTTAGATTGGATATTGACTCACGATCGGCCCGGACCTGGTCGACCCGAGAATGAGATTGCACTTAGGATCTGGCCTGGTCGACCCAATCATTATATTGAAGGAGGGGACCTTTTCTGGAAAAGAAAACTCCGGATCCCTTGAAAGATGGTGCATTAACGAATCCTGTTACCTTACTTCCGAATCGTAGCCCGACTCACTATACTAAGCATAAGCTAAGTCATCAAAAGGGATTTCCTTAATACTAGTGGCTGAGATAAAGATGGTACTGTTTGGTTAGGACGAATGAGTGGCTGTGAAGCATGCTTTCTCACGAGCTCAAATTCACCCAGATCCCGATAGAATTCCCACAGATATAAAGAATTGTGAATAACAGGATAGAGAGTTATACAAAATGTTGTGGTTTTGCCTCGTTCCAAAACAGACTTTGTCGCTCTTGCAGATGTTTGACTAAAGCTTCCAGAAATTAAGGAGTGGCTTCTTCGGCAATACTCAAGTTGGCTAGGATCCTGCTTTTCAATCCTGTTTATAGAACATTAGCCTAATGGCCAATATTCACTAGATATGAGAGTTCTTTACTGATAATAGCACGAAGGTATTGAGCGGGAGCATCTCAGTAAGATTGAAATCCATCGAATAGCCTGTATTTGTATTAATTAATATAGTTAACATCGCATACATATAAGATATTATGATTTCTAGTTAACATCGCATACATATAAGATATTATGATTACTAACTTATATAAGATATTATGATTACTCACTTATATACAAGACTCTCATATTACCCTTTATATACAAGACGAAACTCACTTTAGATAAAGACTCCACTCACTTTAGATACTCAACTCAACAAGCAAACTCATAAGTAAGCAAGGAACAAGCAAACTTGTAATGGAACTATAGTACAAGGAAAGAATTCATTTAGTAGGGACCAAGCATATACTCAATTCTTTACTTAGCAATAGGCACCCAACAAGCTACTACACTTAGAGCGAGGCATGTTAACCGTAGAACACTTTTATAACCACTTCCCAGAAATCAAATTGGATGGTTTTGGTACCAGTTTTCACTATAATGAAAGCTAGGCGACCCGCAAGAGGATCTCATGACTCTTCTGTAAAGAACAATAAAGATGGAATTAACATCTTTCTTCAAGTAAAGGCACTCAATGGGGTAAACTCTTGCATATCGACGCTTTCCCTTATCCGTGAGAAAGTTGTAAATGTTCATATTCTAACTACGGAACTTATAGAAAGTTGTAAATGTTCATATTCTAACTACGGAACTTATACTAACTACTTCACTTATATTATTCTAACTACGGAACTTATACTAACTACTTCACTTATATTATTCCAACGACTTTGAACCTTATATTATATAGTGTGTGTCACGCCATATGCCTTATCTGCAGGACTGTAAGCGGATGCTCTGCATTGACAATAcatatttcatgatatgatctgGTCTCTATCTATTTTCACGATGAACTTCTGGATTCCTAGCCTCCCTTTCCTCTTTGTAAAAGAATAAGGTCACTAACAGTgctcttccttcctctcctttcCGTCGAGTTACTTCTGTCGAGAGCAATAAAAGTAATGTATTAGCGGGCCCTTACTCTAAGCAATAAAAGTAATGTATTAGCGGGCCCTTACTCTAATTGGAAATAAAGCTCTTTCGCGCTCCCCTTACTCTACTGTAACAAGTTCGGGCCTGTAACAAGTATCTACAAAATGCTTTTCGGCCTATGGAGGAAATCCCCTGCTTGAGTCAGTGCGTGAATCCCTTGATTTTCAAAGTCAGGCAATCCTTTACTTTAACTGTATCATTGGTAGTCAATCCATCCCCCAATTCCTTTATTT
This sequence is a window from Musa acuminata AAA Group cultivar baxijiao unplaced genomic scaffold, Cavendish_Baxijiao_AAA HiC_scaffold_1097, whole genome shotgun sequence. Protein-coding genes within it:
- the LOC103973023 gene encoding LOW QUALITY PROTEIN: uncharacterized protein LOC103973023 (The sequence of the model RefSeq protein was modified relative to this genomic sequence to represent the inferred CDS: inserted 1 base in 1 codon), whose translation is MYCPINYSKDPPDEKLHSALLLSGRTYPPQGFVSFLFFEFAGTKSPLTTNQQTSLSCWVLPASVRSEQQGTPRRRRPSRAEVSRSRGRSAPCLRGWVICSHTELLLSNLILEGLAGERSQSAAENKTASERTFVSFFSTKHGSLRITVGRWLPKETPIRSAPXLGGIYLIPITRRGSP
- the LOC135666410 gene encoding NADH-ubiquinone oxidoreductase chain 1 → MAFVQRRKGPDVVGLFGLLQPLADGFKLILKEPISPSSANFSLFRMAPVATFTLSLVARAVVPFSYGMVLSDPNIGLLYLFAISSLGVYGIIIAGWSSNIGSGRSVAYDRRTNWSNMGLCRRC